A single Terriglobia bacterium DNA region contains:
- a CDS encoding SpoIIE family protein phosphatase, protein MKIPFRSRAPVRELRKPTPAKFPDLPTLRVGALYRGARVGGDFFDFIQVGSSRLLVLLLDIAGKREEALHIAAAIQDVFHGAADLFYADDVNEPVALISMLLDINRAIMDAAGGVRCAPAFLGCYNEVLGTCCYVNAGHTSALLRQDSEITVLEANGLPLGLFSHATHDAQICVMGPGSALVLVSRGLVEAKANKEEFGLERVKQAVREAPGHDAQVLCHCVLERVREFLESQHKHRLLSKSNHQIAESDPLGENDATTLALVRCAAAVAMAP, encoded by the coding sequence ATGAAGATTCCTTTCCGCTCCCGTGCTCCCGTCCGCGAACTGCGCAAGCCGACGCCGGCGAAGTTTCCCGATTTGCCCACCTTGCGGGTCGGTGCGCTGTATCGCGGCGCGCGCGTTGGCGGCGACTTCTTCGACTTCATCCAGGTCGGTTCCTCGCGCCTTCTGGTTCTGCTGCTCGACATCGCCGGCAAGCGCGAAGAAGCCCTGCACATCGCCGCCGCCATCCAGGACGTTTTCCACGGCGCCGCCGACCTGTTCTACGCCGATGACGTCAACGAGCCGGTTGCTCTCATCAGCATGCTGCTCGACATCAACCGCGCCATCATGGACGCTGCCGGGGGCGTGCGCTGTGCCCCCGCCTTTCTCGGCTGTTACAACGAGGTTCTCGGCACCTGCTGCTACGTCAACGCCGGCCACACCTCGGCGCTGCTCAGGCAAGACAGCGAAATCACCGTGCTCGAAGCCAATGGCCTCCCCCTCGGCCTTTTCTCCCACGCCACGCACGATGCCCAAATATGCGTCATGGGCCCCGGCTCGGCGCTGGTGCTGGTTTCCCGCGGTTTGGTTGAGGCCAAGGCAAACAAGGAAGAATTCGGCCTGGAACGCGTCAAGCAGGCGGTCCGGGAGGCGCCCGGCCACGACGCGCAAGTCCTCTGCCATTGCGTGCTGGAGCGGGTGCGGGAATTCCTCGAGAGCCAGCACAAGCATCGCCTGCTGTCGAAGAGCAACCACCAGATCGCCGAGTCCGATCCCCTCGGCGAAAACGATGCCACCACCCTCGCCCTGGTGCGCTGCGCCGCTGCTGTCGCCATGGCCCCGTGA
- a CDS encoding tetratricopeptide repeat protein: protein MRPPWIFALLVCSALMSADTIYLKNGRTIFADKATENGPRVYYEVGDDAYAIPKALVDHIETGGAPPPRSASPLSPKPADVPNVSGSLAGSDAVALKIIKDGRVDSEALAALERAGSAEQAAAGFFLAGRHEYERGDRERARFYLDRALSFAPQNDVILVSYAAVLIQLGRPGDAIDFAERATRAAPNSADAWMILGFADYSADRLPQAVIAWKRSLTLRPDDNVQKYLARAQRELNAESDFSQADSGHFSFHYEGTTTSADLRQQVQASLENSYSDLVRDLGISPRQNISVSLYTNQAFFDVTEAPSWIGALNDGKLRIPIQGLSGVTPDLARVLKHELAHSFINQVSRGRCPQWLNEGIAQLVEPKQLGPTRGRRLADLYRGGHQIPLATLESSFLSFSPFEAVLAYDESLAAAEYIRDTYGIAELRAILERLGDGSSTETSLRVTLHSGYSDLEDQIARYLYLKYGKQY, encoded by the coding sequence GTGCGACCTCCCTGGATCTTCGCCTTGCTCGTCTGTTCCGCGCTCATGTCGGCGGACACCATCTACCTGAAAAACGGCCGTACCATTTTCGCCGACAAGGCCACGGAGAACGGCCCGCGTGTCTATTATGAGGTCGGCGACGACGCCTATGCCATTCCCAAGGCGCTGGTGGACCACATCGAAACCGGCGGCGCGCCGCCGCCCCGCTCGGCTTCGCCCCTCTCCCCCAAGCCCGCCGATGTTCCCAACGTCTCCGGCAGCCTCGCCGGCAGCGACGCCGTCGCGCTCAAGATCATCAAGGACGGCCGCGTCGATTCCGAGGCTCTGGCCGCTTTGGAGCGTGCCGGCAGCGCCGAGCAGGCCGCCGCAGGATTTTTTCTCGCCGGACGCCACGAATACGAGCGCGGCGACCGCGAGCGCGCCCGCTTCTACCTTGACCGCGCCCTTTCCTTTGCGCCCCAGAACGATGTCATCCTGGTCAGTTACGCCGCCGTCCTGATTCAACTCGGGCGACCTGGCGACGCCATTGATTTCGCCGAGCGCGCCACCCGCGCTGCCCCGAACTCCGCCGACGCCTGGATGATCCTGGGCTTCGCCGACTACAGCGCCGACCGGCTTCCCCAGGCGGTCATCGCGTGGAAGCGTTCGCTCACCCTCCGCCCCGATGACAACGTTCAGAAGTACCTTGCCCGCGCGCAACGCGAACTCAACGCCGAATCTGACTTCTCGCAGGCCGATTCCGGCCACTTCAGCTTTCATTACGAGGGCACGACGACCTCGGCCGACCTCCGCCAGCAGGTGCAGGCTTCCCTGGAGAACAGTTACTCCGACCTCGTCCGCGACCTCGGCATCTCCCCGCGCCAGAACATCTCCGTCTCCCTCTACACCAACCAGGCATTCTTTGACGTCACCGAAGCCCCGTCCTGGATCGGCGCGCTCAATGACGGCAAGTTGCGCATTCCCATCCAGGGTCTGAGCGGCGTCACCCCCGACCTGGCGCGCGTCCTCAAGCATGAGCTGGCGCACTCTTTTATCAACCAGGTTTCCCGCGGGCGCTGCCCGCAATGGCTCAACGAAGGCATCGCGCAACTGGTGGAGCCCAAGCAACTCGGTCCCACGCGCGGCCGCCGCCTCGCCGATCTCTACCGCGGCGGACATCAGATCCCGCTCGCCACGCTGGAGAGCTCCTTCCTCAGCTTCTCGCCGTTTGAGGCCGTCCTCGCCTACGACGAATCCCTCGCCGCCGCCGAATACATCCGCGACACCTACGGCATCGCCGAGCTGCGCGCCATCCTCGAGCGCCTCGGCGACGGCTCCTCCACCGAAACCTCACTCCGCGTCACCCTCCACTCCGGCTACTCCGACCTGGAAGACCAGATCGCCCGCTACCTCTACCTCAAGTACGGAAAGCAGTACTGA
- a CDS encoding CPXCG motif-containing cysteine-rich protein yields the protein MAGFQCAACGAWNETSVDVSAGRRQQYVEDCQVCCKPNLLRVEYDGEEWRMEAELE from the coding sequence ATGGCGGGCTTTCAGTGTGCGGCGTGCGGCGCGTGGAATGAGACGTCGGTGGATGTGTCGGCGGGGCGCCGCCAGCAGTACGTGGAGGATTGTCAAGTGTGCTGCAAGCCAAACCTGCTGAGGGTGGAGTACGACGGAGAAGAGTGGCGGATGGAAGCGGAGCTGGAATGA
- a CDS encoding amino acid racemase, whose amino-acid sequence MKAKHIGIVGCSAEGAALCYRTICVEGEQMMGRHDHPEVSMHTHPLAEYMNCIYRNDWQGVAELMLSSAEKLAKCGADFLICPDNTIHQAMPMVRPRSPLPWIDIAGAVGDEALRRGFRQLGITGTKYLVESSVYPQELEKRGIGWLRPQEEERERINAIIFDELVRGQFSAEALSYFQQVIESLKRRGCDAVVLGCTEIPLLVNDGNSPLPVLDSTRLLARAALRRATAGAAVMK is encoded by the coding sequence ATGAAGGCCAAACACATCGGCATCGTGGGCTGCAGCGCGGAGGGAGCGGCGCTGTGCTATCGCACGATCTGCGTGGAAGGCGAGCAGATGATGGGGAGGCACGATCATCCCGAGGTCTCGATGCACACCCACCCGCTCGCCGAATACATGAATTGCATTTACCGGAACGACTGGCAGGGTGTGGCGGAACTGATGCTGTCGTCGGCAGAGAAGCTGGCGAAGTGCGGCGCGGACTTTTTGATCTGCCCCGATAACACCATTCACCAGGCGATGCCGATGGTTAGGCCGCGGTCGCCGCTGCCGTGGATTGACATTGCAGGCGCGGTAGGCGATGAGGCGTTGCGGCGCGGCTTTCGCCAGTTGGGGATCACGGGAACAAAGTATCTCGTCGAGAGTAGTGTGTACCCGCAGGAATTGGAGAAGCGCGGGATCGGATGGTTGCGGCCGCAGGAGGAGGAGCGCGAGCGGATCAATGCGATCATTTTCGACGAACTGGTGCGCGGCCAATTTTCGGCGGAAGCGCTTAGCTACTTTCAGCAAGTGATCGAAAGCCTGAAGCGGCGCGGGTGCGATGCGGTGGTGCTGGGTTGCACCGAGATCCCGCTGCTGGTGAATGATGGGAATTCGCCGCTGCCGGTGCTGGATTCCACTCGATTGCTGGCGCGGGCGGCGCTGCGGCGGGCGACCGCAGGGGCGGCGGTGATGAAGTGA
- a CDS encoding MFS transporter translates to MVSEIGDWFYTVTLYTLLLQFTGRAQSVGLALVLQVLPQTFAGPSAGVVNDRVRRKRVMITADILRAGIVLAMLLVRSRSTVWLVYPLLVMETVMAAFFEPARNSVIPNVVGRQEVIVANTLSSITWSFDLAIGASLGGIVAVFLGREAVFILNAVSFVASALLIGGMKFDEPHAAGLPRLRARDVVDFSPMMKGLRYLQGRPRLLATVLVKGGLGLMIGSTWVIYTILGERHFAVHLPGIAGQRGAVLGMSLLIGARGIGALLGPLLGADWAGQRDSRLRLGILLGFLAAACGVGSISIAPSVWLAILSVIVAHFGGSIIWTFSTTLLQLNSDDQFRGRVFSADLGICMAAISLTAWAASAAIDAAVPVRFLAACTGAAILIPAAAWAMAQRLWRST, encoded by the coding sequence ATGGTCAGCGAAATCGGCGACTGGTTCTACACCGTTACGCTCTACACGCTCCTGCTGCAATTCACCGGACGCGCGCAATCCGTCGGCCTCGCGCTCGTCCTGCAAGTTCTGCCGCAGACCTTCGCCGGACCCTCCGCCGGGGTGGTCAACGACCGCGTCCGCCGCAAGCGCGTCATGATCACCGCCGACATCCTGCGCGCCGGCATCGTGCTGGCGATGTTGCTGGTGCGCTCGCGCTCCACCGTGTGGCTGGTCTATCCGCTGCTGGTGATGGAAACGGTGATGGCGGCCTTTTTCGAGCCGGCGCGCAATTCCGTCATTCCCAACGTCGTCGGGCGCCAGGAAGTGATCGTCGCCAACACGCTCTCGTCCATCACCTGGTCCTTCGATCTGGCGATCGGTGCGTCGCTGGGCGGCATCGTCGCCGTCTTCCTCGGCCGCGAAGCCGTGTTCATACTCAACGCGGTGTCCTTCGTCGCGTCCGCGCTGCTGATCGGCGGAATGAAATTCGACGAGCCCCACGCCGCCGGCCTGCCGCGCTTGCGTGCGCGCGATGTCGTGGATTTTTCGCCGATGATGAAAGGATTGCGCTACCTGCAAGGCCGTCCGCGCCTGCTCGCCACCGTGCTGGTGAAAGGCGGGCTTGGCCTGATGATCGGGTCCACCTGGGTTATCTACACCATCCTCGGCGAACGCCACTTTGCCGTCCATCTCCCCGGCATCGCCGGGCAGCGCGGCGCGGTGCTTGGCATGAGCCTGCTGATCGGCGCGCGCGGCATCGGAGCGCTTCTCGGCCCGCTGCTCGGCGCCGACTGGGCCGGCCAGCGCGATTCCCGCCTCCGCCTGGGAATTTTGCTGGGCTTTCTGGCCGCCGCCTGCGGTGTGGGATCGATCTCCATCGCGCCCAGCGTCTGGCTTGCGATTCTTTCCGTCATCGTCGCCCACTTCGGCGGGTCGATTATCTGGACGTTTTCTACCACCCTGCTTCAGCTCAATTCCGACGACCAGTTCCGCGGCCGCGTCTTCTCCGCCGACCTCGGCATCTGCATGGCCGCCATCTCGCTGACGGCCTGGGCTGCCTCCGCCGCCATCGATGCCGCCGTCCCGGTGCGTTTTCTCGCCGCCTGCACCGGCGCCGCCATTCTCATTCCTGCCGCCGCCTGGGCCATGGCGCAGCGCCTGTGGCGGAGTACGTGA
- a CDS encoding HEAT repeat domain-containing protein has protein sequence MPHERFKCSTSQAFLVLFCIIAQPLFGQEKTGATIAPTGEMQAIMEQLGSENVTTQMHALERLKGQKNKRPALPALHALLVAHRDDAPESVEQRAREINLLLAVQNLLSIGDASSLQPLQELGAREGNELSKVALAWGTAALGDPSGTEILLTRLRDTGAPNKFEAAKALRETAAQACKDLIERGRLQPVILLDVARQASKDFDSKNENKGKSLAELRAKAATLYGYELDAALSRARELSRLLTAYSDVWTKALLVLAVTEKGVPVLAAALRDPDPSLVDLRGTMVATLGESKDDRAVLPLIELLRDSSDQSLKSAAGKALQNITGQNIGEDAVAWTAWWKGKNKGRK, from the coding sequence ATGCCGCACGAACGCTTCAAGTGTTCCACCTCCCAAGCTTTTCTGGTGCTCTTCTGCATCATCGCACAACCGCTATTCGGCCAGGAAAAGACTGGTGCAACCATCGCGCCAACCGGCGAAATGCAAGCAATCATGGAGCAATTGGGCTCAGAGAACGTGACAACCCAAATGCATGCCCTAGAGAGACTCAAGGGGCAGAAAAACAAGCGGCCGGCCCTGCCAGCCTTGCATGCTTTGCTTGTCGCTCACCGAGACGACGCACCCGAGTCGGTAGAGCAGCGGGCGAGGGAAATCAACCTTCTCCTTGCCGTCCAGAACCTGCTCAGCATTGGGGATGCGAGCTCGCTTCAGCCCCTCCAAGAACTTGGGGCTCGCGAGGGAAACGAACTTTCCAAGGTGGCCCTTGCCTGGGGCACCGCGGCTCTCGGTGACCCCTCCGGCACTGAGATACTGCTTACGCGATTGAGGGATACCGGTGCTCCCAACAAGTTCGAGGCCGCGAAAGCTCTGCGTGAAACAGCAGCTCAGGCCTGCAAGGATCTCATCGAGCGGGGGCGACTCCAACCCGTGATCTTGCTTGACGTGGCGCGCCAAGCTTCCAAAGATTTCGATTCGAAGAATGAAAACAAGGGGAAGAGCCTGGCAGAGCTTCGGGCGAAGGCGGCCACACTGTACGGTTACGAACTCGATGCTGCGCTGTCGCGGGCGAGAGAGCTTAGTCGCCTTCTTACAGCATACAGCGACGTGTGGACGAAGGCGCTCTTGGTACTAGCTGTAACCGAGAAAGGGGTGCCGGTGCTTGCTGCGGCTCTTCGTGACCCCGATCCCAGTTTGGTGGACCTCAGGGGCACCATGGTTGCCACCCTCGGCGAGAGCAAGGATGATCGCGCTGTGCTGCCTCTGATTGAGCTGCTGCGAGACTCCTCGGATCAGTCGCTCAAGAGCGCGGCAGGGAAAGCGCTACAGAACATCACGGGCCAAAACATCGGCGAAGACGCAGTTGCATGGACTGCATGGTGGAAAGGAAAAAACAAAGGTCGAAAGTAA
- a CDS encoding DUF1572 domain-containing protein, translated as MDVAAAYLDEARRALRGHKRLAEGAISQLSDHELFLQLDPESNSVAVIMKHIAGNIASRLTDFLTSDGEKPDRHRDREFEISPATTRAQLMQMWEAAWQIAFDTFASLQPADLERRVTIRGEPYTAFQALHRAVAHYAYHVGQIVFLAKHFRGAEWKTLSIARGESEQFNSAKLTGKGDGAHALDANRAEDLKKVRNKK; from the coding sequence ATGGACGTTGCCGCCGCCTATCTCGATGAAGCCCGTCGCGCGCTGCGCGGCCACAAGCGCCTCGCCGAGGGCGCCATCTCCCAGCTTTCCGACCACGAGCTCTTCCTTCAGCTCGATCCCGAATCGAACAGCGTTGCCGTCATCATGAAGCACATCGCCGGCAACATCGCTTCGCGCCTCACCGATTTCCTCACCAGCGACGGCGAAAAGCCCGACCGCCATCGCGACCGGGAATTCGAAATTTCGCCCGCCACCACGCGTGCCCAGCTCATGCAAATGTGGGAAGCCGCCTGGCAGATCGCCTTCGACACATTTGCATCGCTGCAGCCCGCCGATCTGGAGCGCAGGGTCACCATTCGCGGCGAACCCTACACCGCATTCCAGGCGCTGCACCGCGCCGTGGCTCATTACGCCTACCACGTCGGCCAGATCGTTTTTCTGGCCAAGCATTTTCGCGGCGCCGAATGGAAGACGCTCAGCATCGCGCGCGGCGAGTCCGAGCAATTCAATTCCGCCAAGCTCACCGGCAAGGGCGATGGCGCGCACGCGCTGGACGCCAACCGGGCGGAAGACCTGAAGAAAGTCAGAAATAAGAAGTAA
- a CDS encoding MerR family transcriptional regulator, with the protein MPGTTMATARKSAKRKVEEVLIPDKLYFRIGEVSRLCRLPAYVLRFWETEFPQLKPNKSSTGQRMYRRRDLENVLRIKALLYDQGFTIAGARQQLRTEAKATKNQVGLPFPRRAPSDGLKRVRQGLQEILSILSRSAKRARA; encoded by the coding sequence ATGCCGGGTACTACGATGGCGACGGCGAGAAAATCCGCAAAACGCAAGGTGGAAGAAGTGCTGATCCCCGACAAACTGTATTTCCGCATCGGAGAGGTGTCGCGGCTGTGCCGGCTGCCGGCCTATGTGCTGCGATTCTGGGAGACCGAGTTCCCGCAACTGAAGCCGAACAAAAGCAGCACCGGGCAACGTATGTACCGGCGTCGCGATCTGGAAAACGTGCTGCGCATCAAGGCTCTGCTTTACGACCAGGGCTTCACCATTGCCGGGGCGCGGCAGCAACTGCGCACCGAGGCCAAGGCGACCAAAAACCAGGTGGGCTTGCCGTTTCCGCGGCGGGCGCCCAGCGATGGGCTGAAGCGTGTGCGCCAGGGCTTGCAGGAGATCCTGTCGATTCTCTCCCGGAGCGCGAAGCGGGCGAGGGCGTGA
- a CDS encoding PilZ domain-containing protein, with protein MYLVILCALVAVAVTVWLIMAGEGKSPESRRNNARIKLVIPVQVESFGETYQADSQDISRGGMLLKAEAPVKVAQPVQLSFILPEKTPIEIPAVVCHKRGQQFGVRFDPTHHRRGVIERWVRRAFEEDHRRAAKAPVPQ; from the coding sequence ATGTACCTGGTCATCCTATGCGCGTTGGTGGCGGTGGCGGTAACCGTCTGGCTGATCATGGCCGGAGAGGGAAAATCGCCGGAGTCGCGCCGCAACAACGCGCGCATTAAACTCGTGATCCCGGTGCAGGTGGAATCGTTCGGCGAGACCTACCAGGCCGACAGCCAGGACATCAGCCGCGGCGGCATGCTGCTGAAAGCCGAGGCGCCGGTCAAGGTGGCGCAGCCGGTACAGCTTTCCTTCATCCTGCCGGAAAAAACTCCCATCGAAATTCCCGCCGTGGTTTGCCATAAACGGGGCCAGCAGTTCGGCGTTCGCTTCGATCCGACGCACCACCGGCGAGGCGTGATCGAGCGCTGGGTGCGGCGCGCATTCGAAGAAGACCACCGGCGCGCGGCCAAAGCTCCCGTCCCCCAGTAA
- a CDS encoding energy transducer TonB: MFSEARPSNRRWNASLLVSFVLHCVVIYVLVRPPRPIYVTPSSVAFGHGGTSTELVYLSQHGSAAAQDPEARPEQRRIALRSPARPRPKPSPKPSALNNAQQIVSADQPSRAGSPFGSLAQGPATGHDIRPALPLVFPNPAILPWQVPSGVEGNVIVEVTIDEQGNVTETKVLQGLGHGIEEKVVAALRNWRFRPAIMDGRAIPSQQDVYFHFPS; this comes from the coding sequence ATGTTCAGCGAAGCTCGACCCTCGAACCGCAGGTGGAACGCCTCGTTGCTGGTGTCCTTCGTTCTGCACTGCGTGGTCATTTACGTTCTCGTGCGGCCACCCCGCCCCATCTACGTCACGCCGTCCTCGGTCGCGTTCGGACACGGCGGCACTTCCACCGAGCTGGTTTACCTGTCGCAGCATGGTTCGGCCGCCGCCCAAGATCCCGAAGCCAGGCCGGAACAACGCCGCATCGCGCTGCGCTCGCCGGCGCGCCCGCGCCCCAAGCCCAGCCCGAAGCCCTCGGCTCTGAACAACGCGCAACAGATCGTTTCCGCCGACCAGCCCTCTCGCGCCGGATCTCCCTTCGGCTCGCTGGCGCAAGGACCCGCCACCGGCCACGACATCCGGCCGGCGTTGCCGCTGGTTTTCCCGAATCCCGCCATCCTGCCCTGGCAAGTTCCTTCCGGCGTGGAAGGCAATGTGATCGTCGAAGTCACCATTGACGAGCAGGGCAACGTCACCGAAACCAAGGTTCTTCAGGGACTCGGACACGGCATTGAGGAGAAGGTGGTCGCCGCCTTGCGCAACTGGCGTTTCCGCCCCGCGATCATGGACGGCCGCGCCATTCCTTCGCAGCAGGATGTCTACTTTCATTTCCCCAGCTAG
- a CDS encoding M20/M25/M40 family metallo-hydrolase: MNRRDFIATAAVGAAAFAWPRLAESEEADLRPIWAEIEKRHDESVRRLQQWIRQPSIAAENRGVNEGCELTMSMLREAGFTNVTKVPTDGQPGIFSVYDAGAPRTLGLYFMYDVKQVDPSEWSSPPFEARLVDKPGLGKIVVGRGAVNQKGPEATFLAALHAMRGAGRKLPVNLVFVAEGEEEIGSPHFPQVVRRPDVAAALKRCEGVFMPFPSQDLQGQVTVYLGAKGVIECELVSSGERWGRGPQQDIHSSNKARVDSPAWHLVQALTTLVSADGNTPAIEGFAAKARPLSAEEKQMIAVAARRMNEEGAKKQLGVQHWVHDVSFQQALEMLVSQPTVNIEGLVGGYTGPGGKTILPHKAVAKLDLRLVPDMTAADALAALKAHLAKHGFGDIEVNMSGGYDPTSTPANSALIRAETAVYRRAGIEPVVMPRLAGSWPGYVFTGDPLRLPAGHFGLGHGSGAHAPDEYYVIESANPKVQGMDGAARSYVEYLYELARTS; the protein is encoded by the coding sequence ATGAACCGCCGCGACTTCATCGCCACCGCCGCCGTGGGCGCCGCCGCATTCGCGTGGCCGCGTCTTGCCGAATCCGAAGAAGCCGATCTGAGGCCCATCTGGGCGGAAATCGAGAAGCGCCACGACGAGTCGGTGCGGCGCCTGCAGCAGTGGATCCGGCAGCCTTCCATCGCGGCGGAAAACCGCGGCGTGAACGAGGGCTGCGAGTTGACCATGAGCATGCTGCGCGAGGCGGGATTCACCAACGTGACGAAGGTCCCGACCGATGGCCAGCCGGGAATCTTCTCCGTCTACGACGCCGGCGCGCCCCGCACCCTCGGCCTGTATTTCATGTACGACGTCAAGCAGGTGGACCCGTCGGAGTGGTCGTCGCCGCCCTTTGAGGCCAGGCTGGTGGATAAGCCCGGACTGGGCAAGATTGTCGTCGGACGGGGCGCGGTGAACCAGAAGGGGCCGGAGGCCACATTCCTGGCGGCGCTGCACGCCATGCGGGGCGCCGGGCGGAAGCTGCCGGTGAACCTGGTATTCGTGGCGGAAGGCGAGGAGGAGATCGGATCGCCGCACTTTCCGCAGGTGGTGCGCCGGCCCGACGTCGCCGCCGCACTGAAGCGCTGTGAGGGCGTGTTTATGCCTTTTCCATCGCAGGACCTGCAAGGACAAGTCACCGTTTACCTGGGAGCGAAGGGAGTCATCGAATGCGAACTGGTGTCCAGCGGCGAGCGCTGGGGCCGCGGGCCGCAGCAGGACATCCACTCCAGCAACAAGGCGCGGGTGGACAGCCCGGCATGGCACCTGGTGCAGGCGCTGACCACGCTGGTGTCGGCGGACGGCAATACGCCCGCGATTGAAGGCTTTGCGGCCAAGGCGCGCCCGCTCTCGGCGGAGGAAAAGCAGATGATCGCGGTGGCAGCGCGGCGGATGAATGAAGAAGGGGCCAAAAAGCAGCTCGGCGTGCAGCACTGGGTGCACGACGTCAGTTTCCAGCAGGCGTTGGAGATGCTGGTTTCGCAGCCGACGGTGAATATCGAGGGCCTGGTCGGCGGGTACACCGGGCCGGGCGGCAAGACAATCCTGCCTCACAAAGCGGTGGCGAAACTCGATTTGCGCTTGGTGCCGGACATGACCGCGGCGGACGCGCTGGCGGCCTTGAAGGCACACCTGGCCAAACACGGCTTTGGCGACATCGAGGTCAACATGAGCGGCGGCTACGACCCGACGAGCACGCCGGCCAATTCGGCGCTGATTCGGGCGGAGACGGCGGTCTACCGGCGGGCGGGCATCGAGCCGGTGGTGATGCCGCGCCTGGCAGGTTCGTGGCCGGGATACGTGTTTACCGGCGATCCGCTGCGCTTGCCGGCGGGACACTTCGGCCTGGGACACGGAAGCGGCGCGCATGCCCCGGATGAGTATTACGTGATCGAGTCGGCGAACCCCAAGGTGCAGGGGATGGACGGGGCGGCGCGCTCCTATGTCGAGTACCTGTACGAGTTGGCGCGGACCAGCTAG